One Coraliomargarita parva DNA segment encodes these proteins:
- a CDS encoding GNAT family N-acetyltransferase, with product MPHPEHQPQDSRFQIVQPEGTAVLEYRISGHYMQIHRTYVPDSLRGQGLAAQLAEAAFDFAREKHLRVEPLCSYIRRYAERHPEAKELI from the coding sequence ATGCCGCACCCGGAGCACCAACCGCAGGATTCACGTTTTCAGATTGTTCAACCCGAAGGTACCGCCGTTCTGGAATACCGAATAAGCGGGCACTACATGCAGATCCACCGGACCTATGTACCCGACTCCCTGCGCGGACAAGGCCTGGCCGCCCAACTGGCGGAGGCCGCTTTTGACTTTGCCCGGGAAAAGCACCTGAGGGTCGAGCCGCTCTGCAGCTATATCCGGCGATATGCGGAACGGCACCCAGAGGCAAAAGAACTAATTTAG
- a CDS encoding HAD family hydrolase, with the protein MMDLILGGMRRAVDLVVFDCDGVLLDSMQAKVEAFRAWIPEAHLDQAEAFMHVVMHSFGKSRTWQVQNFYRNLLKADVDQVFLDAEVARFTDICEPMCESAGWRVGSKQFVQACIDAGVMRYVLSGVPQEPLEAMLRSNGGAGLFDVIIGSPPAKPESMERILKETGVSAERTVFVGDANADQVAALHVGAHFVYFPSLAARPEAPVQTEVENLLQLLPDG; encoded by the coding sequence ATGATGGATCTCATACTTGGAGGAATGCGTCGGGCGGTGGACCTTGTGGTCTTCGACTGTGACGGGGTGCTTTTGGACAGTATGCAAGCGAAGGTGGAAGCCTTTCGAGCCTGGATTCCGGAAGCGCACCTGGATCAGGCGGAGGCCTTCATGCACGTTGTGATGCACAGTTTTGGCAAGAGCCGGACTTGGCAGGTGCAGAATTTCTACCGCAATCTGCTGAAAGCGGATGTGGACCAGGTCTTTCTGGATGCCGAAGTCGCCCGATTCACCGACATCTGCGAGCCCATGTGCGAATCAGCCGGTTGGCGTGTCGGCTCGAAGCAGTTTGTGCAGGCCTGCATCGATGCAGGGGTGATGCGTTACGTCTTGTCCGGAGTGCCTCAGGAGCCGCTGGAGGCCATGTTGAGGTCCAATGGTGGCGCTGGGCTCTTTGATGTGATCATCGGCTCGCCTCCGGCCAAACCGGAGAGTATGGAGCGTATTTTGAAGGAAACCGGTGTGTCCGCAGAGCGGACGGTCTTCGTCGGTGATGCCAATGCCGATCAAGTGGCCGCGTTGCACGTGGGGGCGCATTTCGTCTATTTCCCCTCACTGGCGGCACGACCGGAAGCACCGGTCCAGACCGAGGTGGAGAATTTGCTCCAGCTCTTACCGGACGGGTAA
- a CDS encoding TraB/GumN family protein, whose product MRLSYFIVAALLLPAATLPAQSSVWKISGHGNTLYIGGTCHVLRSSDFPLPAEYEQAYAASAKLVFEMDPANLSNPAFAAKLFSACRYDAGKTLTSELSAEAYQALAEKSKAAGLPIEVLAGIKPGMAVNMVTMQELMKAGISQDGVDLYYAKKAEKDQKAIGALESGETQIALIADLGEDNPSEFVLYSMQDLEQIESMMDALIRIWREGDLKGMEALFITEMREDYPALYRSMLAERNANWIPLLEAMLQTPEIEFALVGAGHIAGPDGILKGLADRGYTVEQIVAHNK is encoded by the coding sequence ATGCGCCTGAGCTATTTCATCGTTGCAGCCTTACTGCTACCGGCCGCCACACTTCCCGCCCAGAGCTCGGTCTGGAAAATCAGCGGCCACGGCAACACGCTCTACATCGGGGGAACCTGCCATGTCCTTCGAAGCAGTGATTTCCCGCTCCCGGCCGAGTACGAGCAAGCCTATGCCGCCTCCGCCAAGCTGGTCTTCGAGATGGACCCCGCCAACCTGAGCAACCCGGCCTTCGCCGCCAAACTCTTCAGTGCCTGTCGTTACGATGCCGGCAAGACCCTGACAAGCGAACTCTCGGCCGAGGCCTACCAGGCACTCGCGGAGAAAAGCAAAGCAGCCGGCCTTCCCATCGAAGTCCTCGCCGGCATCAAACCGGGCATGGCCGTCAACATGGTGACCATGCAGGAGCTCATGAAAGCCGGCATCAGCCAGGACGGCGTCGATCTTTACTACGCGAAAAAAGCCGAAAAAGATCAAAAAGCCATCGGCGCCCTGGAATCCGGAGAAACACAGATCGCGCTCATCGCCGACCTAGGGGAAGACAACCCCAGTGAGTTTGTCCTCTACAGCATGCAGGACCTCGAACAAATCGAGAGTATGATGGATGCACTCATCCGCATCTGGCGAGAGGGCGACCTCAAGGGCATGGAAGCCCTGTTTATCACGGAAATGCGCGAGGACTACCCGGCGCTTTACCGGTCCATGCTGGCAGAAAGGAATGCCAACTGGATTCCCTTGCTGGAAGCGATGCTGCAGACGCCGGAAATCGAGTTTGCCCTCGTCGGGGCCGGCCACATTGCCGGACCGGACGGCATCCTGAAGGGCCTCGCAGACCGGGGTTATACCGTTGAACAAATCGTCGCTCACAACAAGTGA
- a CDS encoding SatD family protein: MTHQQTRYAVVIGDLIESKAIRKRDELQVRLQQGLERLSLNPSLASPYTITLGDEFQAVFHSGKGLFHSIFAIRELIAPASCRFAIGIGALSTAINPTQAIGMDGPAFHSAREQIEKMKHADEQLSMGGLARPMQAMVSPLIRLLWSSTSHWNRNRLKILLGLLEGQTEKELGNTLAITERAVYKNIRDAHLHDWKELIETVESRISQVLSL; the protein is encoded by the coding sequence ATGACTCATCAACAAACACGCTATGCGGTGGTCATCGGCGACCTGATAGAGTCCAAAGCCATCCGAAAGCGGGACGAACTACAGGTAAGACTGCAGCAGGGGCTGGAACGTCTTTCCCTAAACCCCTCACTGGCCTCCCCCTACACCATCACGCTAGGCGATGAGTTTCAGGCCGTCTTTCACTCCGGCAAAGGGCTCTTCCACAGCATTTTTGCCATCCGTGAGCTGATCGCACCGGCAAGCTGCCGCTTTGCCATTGGCATCGGGGCATTGAGCACCGCCATCAATCCCACACAAGCGATCGGGATGGATGGCCCCGCCTTCCATAGTGCGCGGGAGCAAATCGAGAAAATGAAGCACGCGGACGAACAGCTGTCGATGGGTGGCCTCGCCCGTCCGATGCAAGCCATGGTCAGCCCGCTCATCCGTCTGCTCTGGAGCAGCACCAGCCACTGGAACCGCAACCGGCTGAAAATCCTGTTGGGACTACTCGAAGGACAAACGGAAAAGGAATTGGGAAATACACTGGCTATCACGGAGCGCGCTGTCTACAAGAACATCCGGGACGCACACCTGCACGACTGGAAAGAACTGATCGAAACGGTCGAATCCCGCATCAGCCAAGTGCTGAGCCTCTGA